The Drosophila gunungcola strain Sukarami unplaced genomic scaffold, Dgunungcola_SK_2 000053F, whole genome shotgun sequence genome has a segment encoding these proteins:
- the LOC128264034 gene encoding piggyBac transposable element-derived protein 1-like isoform X2, with translation MRPKEKGLSNDDIERIVNFDWDVSSDEESGDEMEDISGMLENNLKSILERGESIEFEHIENLIDEKSIQENSVVADNCFEKVDPKTLKWRNRPFQAPGCIWEEDSNRQIDEVKTPVEYFCSFFDNNVIDLITNQTNLYGLQEHGIELQCTGDQIKRYIGILLYLGVIKVPQFKMAWSKEYKLSAISDAMPRGKFEKIKQCLHFNDNTKQLKKGDLNYDKLYKIRPLLDILKKVLVNYPKKNIKALMSKSLRTKFQPNPTNSMRYDCMEHWVVFTEKGRCRLCKTGTPMSKCIKCKVHLCCNNNKNCFMSYHT, from the exons ATGAGACCAAAAGAAAAAGGTTTATCAAATGATGATATTGAGAGAATTGTCAACTTCGATTGGGATGTCTCCAGTGACGAAGAAAGTGGTGATGAAATGGAAGACATCTCTGGAATGTTggagaataatttaaaaagtatattggAAAGGGGAGAATCAATAGAATTTGAGCatattgaaaatttgattgatGAAAAAAGCATTCAAGAAAATAGTGTTGTGGCTGATAATTGCTTTGAAAAAGTTGATCCCAAAACACTTAAGTGGAGAAATAGGCCATTTCAAGCTCCAGGGTGTATTTGGGAAGAAGATAGTAATCGCCAAATCGATGAAGTGAAGACCCCTGTAGAGTATTTCTGCAGCTTTTTTGACAATAatgttattgatttaattacaaatcaaaCTAATTTGTATGGGTTGCAAGAGCACGGCATAGAGCTGCAATGTACTGGAGATCAAATAAAAAGGTATATCGGAATTTTATTGTACTTGGGTGTCATAAAAGTACCTCAATTTAAAATGGCTTGGTCAAAAGAATACAAGCTTTCTGCTATATCGGATGCAATGCCACGAGGaaagtttgaaaaaatcaaacaatgtttacatttcaacgataatacaaaacaactaaaaaaaggTGATTTGAACTATGATAAACTGTACAAAATACGCCCTTTACTTGACATTCtcaaaaaagttttggtaaacTACCCCAAGAAGAACATCAAAGCGTTGATGAGCAAATCATTGCGTACAAAG tttCAGCCAAATCCTACAAATTCTATGCGTTACGATTGCATGGAACATTGGGTGGTATTTACTGAAAAAGGGCGTTGCAGACTGTGTAAGACAGGAACCCCAATgtcaaaatgtattaaatgtaAAGTACACCTATGCtgtaacaacaataaaaactgttttatGTCTTACCAtacttaa
- the LOC128264034 gene encoding piggyBac transposable element-derived protein 3-like isoform X1, with translation MFTRAGTSGLVYDFTLYVGEGTCPNFGLGISSDVVLYLSKGLPKGKPFKLYFDNWFTSVSLLVALKENGIFATGTIRKNRISSCRLLSDAELKKRGRGSFDTKYEVNNNLICVKWFDNKSVQLLSSYEDHQPVGMCKRWSPKEKVYIDVVRPAIVGSYNKGMGGVDLADMLMELYKINHRSRKWYIRIFYWCLGTSMTNAWLLYRKNFHFLNPNQKYIPLIKFQMEVAHELLQCTYSTSFEKKRGRPSNMQRENSIISLGSPTSSVSSNQSKKYKFQPNPTNSMRYDCMEHWVVFTEKGRCRLCKTGTPMSKCIKCKVHLCCNNNKNCFMSYHT, from the coding sequence atgtttacgcGCGCTGGAACATCTGGATTAGTTTATGACTTCACACTGTATGTTGGCGAAGGCACTTGCCCAAACTTTGGATTGGGAATATCTTCAGATGTGGTATTATACTTATCAAAAGGTCTTCCCAAAGGCAAACCTTTCAAGCTGTATTTTGACAATTGGTTTACGTCAGTTAGTCTCTTGGTTGCATTGAAGGAAAATGGCATATTTGCAACCGGAACTATCCGCAAAAACCGCATAAGCAGCTGTAGACTTCTTTCAGATGCAGAATTGAAAAAACGTGGAAGAGGATCATTTGATACAAAATATGAAGTAAACAATAATCTGATATGCGTCAAATGGTTTGATAATAAGTCGGTTCAACTACTATCTTCGTATGAAGACCATCAGCCAGTTGGAATGTGCAAACGATGGAGTCCTAAAGAAAAAGTTTACATTGATGTTGTAAGGCCTGCTATCGTAGGCTCTTATAACAAGGGTATGGGAGGAGTAGACTTAGCGGACATGCTTATGGagctatataaaataaaccacCGTTCAAGAAAGTGGTACATTAGAATTTTTTATTGGTGCTTGGGAACATCAATGACAAATGCATGGCTGCTGTatagaaaaaattttcattttctaaaCCCAAATCAAAAGTATATACCGCTCATCAAATTTCAAATGGAAGTTGCTCATGAGCTGCTACAATGTACTTACTCTACTTCATTTGAAAAAAAGAGGGGTCGGCCATCAAATATGCAAAGAGAAAACTCAATAATATCTTTGGGTTCTCCAACTAGCAGTGTGTCTTCCAATCAATccaaaaaatacaagtttCAGCCAAATCCTACAAATTCTATGCGTTACGATTGCATGGAACATTGGGTGGTATTTACTGAAAAAGGGCGTTGCAGACTGTGTAAGACAGGAACCCCAATgtcaaaatgtattaaatgtaAAGTACACCTATGCtgtaacaacaataaaaactgttttatGTCTTACCAtacttaa